From a single Anomaloglossus baeobatrachus isolate aAnoBae1 chromosome 4, aAnoBae1.hap1, whole genome shotgun sequence genomic region:
- the IRF5 gene encoding interferon regulatory factor 5 isoform X1 → MDMNPHPRRIRLKPWLVAQVDSGKYPGLHWEEKNHKLFRIPWRHATRHIPAQDDENTIFKAWAMETGKYQEGKDEPDPAKWKANLRCALNKSREFKLLYDGTKETPMQPFKIYQLCDLPGQNEEPFVDSNECEEEEEIDHIFPMLDISDPLPPYIWPKSEPNFDSCANLLQHNMPPTDAVVKPTVSGGYPGVELSPQGMVSQPVVHPLSELVPAGNMEPSQDPALPIQGAMSAPIEQGIPELLISPQMLPLTDLEIKFLYRGKQAGAMIVSNPHGCRLFYSNLEPTPEQVELFGPTTLEQVRFPGTNDISNEKQKFYTNHLLDVMDRGLILTLQGQDIYAIRLCQCKVFWSGPCANNLAGPNPIEREKRIKIFSLETFLNELIACQKGQTNILPPYEIFFCFGEEWPDRKPKEKKLITVQVIPVAARLLSEIFTGEISWSADSIKLQISHPDLKDKMVEQFKELHQLWQSQQAQAMVPDGGANAAVNIDSGPWPMHTGSMQ, encoded by the exons ATGGACATGAACCCGCACCCTCGAAGAATTCGTCTTAAGCCATGGTTGGTGGCACAAGTGGATAGTGGAAAATACCCAGGTTTACATTGGGAAGAGAAGAACCACAAGCTGTTTAGGATCCCTTGGCGCCACGCTACTCGTCACATACCAGCACAGGATGATGAAAACACTATATTTAAG GCTTGGGCCATGGAAACTGGGAAATATCAAGAGGGAAAAGATGAGCCTGACCCTGCAAAATGGAAAGCAAACCTTCGCTGTGCTCTGAACAAAAGCAGAGAGTTCAAGCTTCTGTACGATGGCACCAAAGAAACTCCCATGCAACCATTCAAGATCTACCAGCTCTGTGATCTCCCAGGACAAAACGAAG AACCCTTTGTGGATAGTAATGAAtgtgaggaagaggaagag ATTGACCACATCTTCCCAATGCTGGACATCAGTG atccGTTGCCGCCTTACATTTGGCCTAAGTCAGAGCCCAATTTTGACTCCTGCGCAAACCTATTACAGCATAACATGCCTCCAACAGATGCTGTTGTAAAACCAACGGTCTCTGGAGGGTACCCTGGTGTGGAATTATCTCCACAAGGCATGGTATCCCAGCCTGTAGTCCATCCGCTGTCAGAACTAGTACCTGCAGGGAATATGGAGCCATCTCAAGATCCAGCACTTCCTATACAAGGAGCGATGTCTGCCCCCATTGAACAAGGAATACCAGAGTTGCTTATTAGTCCCCAGATGCTGCCAT TGACTGACTTGGAAATAAAATTCCTATATAGAGGGAAGCAAGCAGGAGCAATGATTGTCAGTAACCCTCATGGCTGCCGCCTGTTTTACAGTAATCTTGAGCCAACACCAGAGCAAGTAGAATTGTTTGGTCCTACGACTTTGGAGCAGGTTCGCTTTCCCGGAACTAATGACATCAGTAATGAGAAACAGAAGTTTTACACTAACCATCTATTGGATGTTATGGACCGAGGACTTATTCTTACCCTGCAAGGGCAGGATATTTATGCCATCCGTTTGTGCCAGTGCAAAGTTTTCTGGTCCGGACCATGTGCAAACAATCTAGCTGGACCCAACcccatagagagagagaagagaatcaAAATATTCAGCCTGGAGACCTTTTTAAATG AGCTTATTGCGTGCCAGAAAGGACAGACCAATATACTGCCTCCATATGAGATATTTTTCTGTTTTGGGGAGGAATGGCCAGATCGAAAACCCAAAGAGAAAAAGCTAATCACTGTGCAG GTTATTCCGGTTGCTGCCCGCTTACTATCTGAAATCTTCACAGGAGAAATCTCCTGGTCTGCAGATAGTATAAAGCTTCAAATCTCACATCCAGACCTAAAGGACAAGATGGTGGAGCAATTTAAGGAACTTCATCAACTGTGGCAAAGCCAGCAGGCCCAAGCTATGGTCCCAGATGGAGGAGCAAATGCGGCAGTAAATATAGACTCTGGCCCATGGCCTATGCATACAGGAAGCATGCAGTAA
- the IRF5 gene encoding interferon regulatory factor 5 isoform X2, translating to MDMNPHPRRIRLKPWLVAQVDSGKYPGLHWEEKNHKLFRIPWRHATRHIPAQDDENTIFKAWAMETGKYQEGKDEPDPAKWKANLRCALNKSREFKLLYDGTKETPMQPFKIYQLCDLPGQNEEPFVDSNECEEEEEIDHIFPMLDISDAVVKPTVSGGYPGVELSPQGMVSQPVVHPLSELVPAGNMEPSQDPALPIQGAMSAPIEQGIPELLISPQMLPLTDLEIKFLYRGKQAGAMIVSNPHGCRLFYSNLEPTPEQVELFGPTTLEQVRFPGTNDISNEKQKFYTNHLLDVMDRGLILTLQGQDIYAIRLCQCKVFWSGPCANNLAGPNPIEREKRIKIFSLETFLNELIACQKGQTNILPPYEIFFCFGEEWPDRKPKEKKLITVQVIPVAARLLSEIFTGEISWSADSIKLQISHPDLKDKMVEQFKELHQLWQSQQAQAMVPDGGANAAVNIDSGPWPMHTGSMQ from the exons ATGGACATGAACCCGCACCCTCGAAGAATTCGTCTTAAGCCATGGTTGGTGGCACAAGTGGATAGTGGAAAATACCCAGGTTTACATTGGGAAGAGAAGAACCACAAGCTGTTTAGGATCCCTTGGCGCCACGCTACTCGTCACATACCAGCACAGGATGATGAAAACACTATATTTAAG GCTTGGGCCATGGAAACTGGGAAATATCAAGAGGGAAAAGATGAGCCTGACCCTGCAAAATGGAAAGCAAACCTTCGCTGTGCTCTGAACAAAAGCAGAGAGTTCAAGCTTCTGTACGATGGCACCAAAGAAACTCCCATGCAACCATTCAAGATCTACCAGCTCTGTGATCTCCCAGGACAAAACGAAG AACCCTTTGTGGATAGTAATGAAtgtgaggaagaggaagag ATTGACCACATCTTCCCAATGCTGGACATCAGTG ATGCTGTTGTAAAACCAACGGTCTCTGGAGGGTACCCTGGTGTGGAATTATCTCCACAAGGCATGGTATCCCAGCCTGTAGTCCATCCGCTGTCAGAACTAGTACCTGCAGGGAATATGGAGCCATCTCAAGATCCAGCACTTCCTATACAAGGAGCGATGTCTGCCCCCATTGAACAAGGAATACCAGAGTTGCTTATTAGTCCCCAGATGCTGCCAT TGACTGACTTGGAAATAAAATTCCTATATAGAGGGAAGCAAGCAGGAGCAATGATTGTCAGTAACCCTCATGGCTGCCGCCTGTTTTACAGTAATCTTGAGCCAACACCAGAGCAAGTAGAATTGTTTGGTCCTACGACTTTGGAGCAGGTTCGCTTTCCCGGAACTAATGACATCAGTAATGAGAAACAGAAGTTTTACACTAACCATCTATTGGATGTTATGGACCGAGGACTTATTCTTACCCTGCAAGGGCAGGATATTTATGCCATCCGTTTGTGCCAGTGCAAAGTTTTCTGGTCCGGACCATGTGCAAACAATCTAGCTGGACCCAACcccatagagagagagaagagaatcaAAATATTCAGCCTGGAGACCTTTTTAAATG AGCTTATTGCGTGCCAGAAAGGACAGACCAATATACTGCCTCCATATGAGATATTTTTCTGTTTTGGGGAGGAATGGCCAGATCGAAAACCCAAAGAGAAAAAGCTAATCACTGTGCAG GTTATTCCGGTTGCTGCCCGCTTACTATCTGAAATCTTCACAGGAGAAATCTCCTGGTCTGCAGATAGTATAAAGCTTCAAATCTCACATCCAGACCTAAAGGACAAGATGGTGGAGCAATTTAAGGAACTTCATCAACTGTGGCAAAGCCAGCAGGCCCAAGCTATGGTCCCAGATGGAGGAGCAAATGCGGCAGTAAATATAGACTCTGGCCCATGGCCTATGCATACAGGAAGCATGCAGTAA